A segment of the Lolium perenne isolate Kyuss_39 chromosome 3, Kyuss_2.0, whole genome shotgun sequence genome:
AGAGGTACTTCCCAACACAGTAATATTCAGAGATATGGTTGTCTCTTGTGCTCACCTCCAACGCCGGCACAGTCCTCGACCGCCCTCTTCTTGGTCTCTACGAGGCTGCGCCGCTCCATACCCACACCCGCTCCATACCTGCATTAGATTTCTAAACCTGTGACGCATTGGGGGGAAAAGAAGGATCCTGAAACAGTTCTACAGAGGGAGGGTGTTGCTATGATAACATACCACCAAATGCTTCCAGCTGTCAATGCCAACCCAGGATACACAGTGCCACCAATCACACGACCTAGGGGATACCTAAAACAGAAGCAGCAGCAGAAAATTCAGCCATGTATTCGCGGTGCATGCTCCACTTCACAAATAACTTGCACAGTACAGTATAAATGATTTAGCAGTGTATGAGGCTCTTACCATGTCCTATCATCAAACCAGTTCCAGAAATCGTACATGTCCTGAAAAAAATACTCCAATCAGACTAAAACCACTTGCAGAGAGTAAGAAGACAAATGTCTTTTGCTGACGAAAAGAAACAAGTAAAACAACATACACCAATCAGACTAACACCACTTGCAGAGAGCCAACACTTTCTTAGATACTCATACAGTATTATAGTGGTAGGTAGGCTACATTATTTCTAAACCACTGAGAGGAAACGGTGAGCATGCAAGACACATCAATGTAATGTTAAGCCATTGTTTCTCGATGAAATGAGCTGAGCAAGCCTCATGTGGGAAGAACTGCACTCTGAACTGAACTACTAGAACGGTTACTAGTTTGTGGATGACTAAacttttcacttcatttaaatctactAGGACTGAACTTAAAATCTACTCCAGCTTAAATGTCATCACAACACATCAGCCCGTGTGTAATTTAAGTGGTGCTACTGCTTCCTAAAGTCTAATCTGGTACCGACGAGCAGGGGGTGACTGAAGAAATTTCTATGTTCAGGTCAGTAACCAATCGCTCTAGCTATGGTACTGTAAATCAGGAGCATCAATTCCGAGCAAAAATTCGTAATAGTGCATGAATTGTACAGTTACTACTCATCCACCCAACAGAAGTTAGAGTTAGACAGATTATGATGTTTCACTGCTAATGGACAC
Coding sequences within it:
- the LOC139837602 gene encoding dolichyl-diphosphooligosaccharide--protein glycosyltransferase subunit STT3A-like isoform X1, whose protein sequence is MDMYDFWNWFDDRTWYPLGRVIGGTVYPGLALTAGSIWWFRNLMQVWSGCGYGAAQPRRDQEEGGRGLCRRWRKKAIG
- the LOC139837602 gene encoding dolichyl-diphosphooligosaccharide--protein glycosyltransferase subunit STT3A-like isoform X2 — protein: MDMYDFWNWFDDRTWYPLGRVIGGTVYPGLALTAGSIWWYGAGVGMERRSLVETKKRAVEDCAGVGGKKRLDEV